The following proteins are co-located in the Massilia litorea genome:
- a CDS encoding REP-associated tyrosine transposase — MTYITARHARIVRALALIYDRAMSRYRRALTGSTFFFTLVAYRRRPILCDDVILRALRGAILAVRSRRPFTIDAWVQLPDHLHCIWTLPQDDTNFSRRWSEIKHHVSYACHGMYDGPALSQRMKRSRLATIWQPRFWEHRIRDERDLSQHVDYIHINPVRHGHAQHASLWPYSSFARYVRNGIYPADWCGPVDETGLCWE; from the coding sequence TTGACCTACATCACCGCACGGCACGCGCGAATCGTGCGCGCACTGGCGCTCATTTACGATCGCGCGATGTCCCGATATCGCCGCGCCCTTACCGGCTCCACTTTCTTTTTCACGCTGGTCGCGTACCGGCGCCGCCCCATTCTGTGCGACGACGTGATCCTGCGCGCATTACGGGGCGCCATCCTCGCGGTGCGTTCACGTCGTCCGTTCACGATTGACGCCTGGGTGCAACTTCCCGATCATCTGCACTGCATCTGGACGCTGCCGCAAGACGACACCAATTTCTCCCGACGCTGGTCAGAGATCAAACATCACGTTTCGTACGCTTGTCACGGCATGTACGACGGGCCGGCATTATCGCAACGGATGAAGCGCAGCCGCCTCGCAACGATCTGGCAGCCGCGCTTTTGGGAGCACCGGATTCGAGACGAACGGGATCTCAGCCAGCATGTCGATTACATCCACATCAATCCAGTTCGGCACGGCCACGCGCAGCATGCGTCGTTATGGCCGTATTCGAGTTTTGCACGATATGTGCGTAACGGGATTTATCCCGCGGATTGGTGTGGGCCGGTTGATGAAACGGGATTATGTTGGGAGTGA